CATCGCCGCCTTGAGGACCCGACGGATGAGGAATGCGATAAGTCCTCCGGCGAGCATCACGCCGACGAAGATCAGCAGGTAGGCCAGGATCGGCAACCAGCCGTCGCTGAGGTCCACCCCACCGAGCCGCTCCGCCAGGGGCGCGTGATACCGCGCGGCCAACGCGAACGCGGCGACCAATGCCGCCACTCCGACCAGTACGCGTACGAGCCCCTTCCACATCCCGACGATGACGAGCGCACAAGCGATGCCCAGCAGGACGATGTCGATCGTATTCATGGTCAACTCCTCACACGTACACCGTCGTCGTCGAACCAGTCCCGAGTCATCTCAC
This genomic interval from Acidobacteriota bacterium contains the following:
- a CDS encoding CvpA family protein, which gives rise to MNTIDIVLLGIACALVIVGMWKGLVRVLVGVAALVAAFALAARYHAPLAERLGGVDLSDGWLPILAYLLIFVGVMLAGGLIAFLIRRVLKAAMLGWLDRLAGGALGLLAAAVLAGVLVLPLVAYMPNSSGVLRGSVLAPYAVVVGDLATSLAPSGLSDRYRENVKDLRREWQRQDDQRDAI